One region of Syntrophobacter fumaroxidans MPOB genomic DNA includes:
- a CDS encoding RluA family pseudouridine synthase, translating to MNATSYDAMGTRNSPPDLTFHVDVEEKLRRLDVFLSARSPDCSRSQVQKLIREGRVTVNGLPVKASYEIRSGDCIAVWLPEAVGEDSLQPRPMPLEILFEDDDVLVLNKAPGVIVHPGAGHEEGTLVHGLLAHCSRLASRGAPRRPGIVHRLDRGTSGALMVAKSERAYLELIRQFKHHEVGKEYLALVYGTMAGASGEIRTGMGRHPVDRKRMAVLEKGGREAVSQWKVAVAWGEVSLLRVVIKTGRTHQIRVHLSHMQHPVVGDETYGGGKRKARAVKSDVLRELLMEVDRQMLHAVGLAFRHPVSGADLSFTAPLPPDFAGLLERIRISLQKEGAGRSDPSGVGMDKLP from the coding sequence TTGAACGCAACTTCGTATGACGCGATGGGAACACGGAATTCTCCCCCTGACCTGACGTTCCATGTGGACGTCGAGGAAAAGCTCCGCCGGCTGGACGTATTCCTCAGCGCCCGGAGCCCGGATTGTTCGCGAAGCCAGGTTCAGAAGCTGATCCGGGAAGGTCGTGTGACCGTGAACGGATTGCCGGTCAAGGCGAGCTATGAAATCCGATCCGGCGACTGCATCGCGGTGTGGCTGCCGGAGGCCGTCGGGGAGGATTCGCTGCAGCCTCGGCCCATGCCCCTGGAGATATTGTTCGAGGATGACGATGTGCTGGTGCTGAACAAGGCGCCCGGGGTCATCGTGCATCCCGGCGCGGGGCATGAGGAAGGGACGCTGGTTCACGGTCTGCTGGCCCATTGTTCCAGGCTGGCTTCCCGGGGCGCTCCCAGAAGGCCCGGCATCGTTCACCGCCTGGACCGCGGCACTTCGGGCGCCTTGATGGTGGCCAAAAGCGAGCGGGCCTACCTCGAGCTGATCCGGCAGTTCAAGCACCATGAGGTCGGCAAGGAGTACCTCGCGCTGGTGTACGGCACGATGGCCGGGGCGTCAGGGGAGATACGGACGGGAATGGGTCGCCATCCGGTGGATCGGAAAAGAATGGCCGTGCTGGAAAAAGGCGGGCGCGAAGCCGTTTCTCAATGGAAGGTCGCAGTCGCCTGGGGTGAGGTGAGCCTGCTCAGGGTCGTCATCAAGACGGGGAGAACCCACCAGATCCGGGTTCATCTGAGCCATATGCAACATCCGGTGGTCGGCGACGAAACCTATGGCGGCGGAAAACGGAAAGCTCGCGCGGTCAAATCCGATGTCCTGCGAGAGCTGTTGATGGAGGTGGACCGCCAAATGCTTCATGCGGTCGGATTGGCGTTCCGGCACCCCGTTTCCGGAGCGGACCTCTCATTCACGGCACCGCTGCCGCCCGATTTTGCCGGTCTGCTCGAACGAATAAGGATTTCGCTCCAGAAAGAAGGAGCGGGCCGTTCCGATCCATCAGGGGTTGGGATGGATAAGCTGCCTTAG
- the gspD gene encoding type II secretion system secretin GspD gives MKICRAIGVVLMASVLLSCGTAGTPPPRAPRTVWGAVPEQKAKSPAEVLSPVALDSPKEKQVSLDDPKKDSDAAKKKPVLPRHEGKTTSGLLTPPAGGKGERVPVGEGERQKVVFNFDKADLGEVTSQVFGDYLKLNYVLDPTLQGRISMYLEGEFNRTELLQMIIKAFEANNVSITPQKGLYYIQPLQRSASSSLSLADTITLKPDKDGVRPVIVIYKLRYLDVKQALNTVKSFITPGRPLISDTMSNSLIFVESSDNAHSIVEVLRTMDMNILQEVSMEVVQLQSIAPQDAVQGMDALMGKLGLFKETNLKNNLAFIPLVNFRGVLVLAQTPELLKTARQWINALDTHGGEVGEQIYVYYVQNGLAKDIGDILLQVYGIAAPERRPEKQVVQSTTGRRTFGSGSSFGGGSTSSGFGTSSSGSSFGSSSSSRFRSASSDSSGQYGGTGSAFGQTTGSGASAQRAARSAAGRAGGQSPPTSVSPEVMIIPDEVNNAIVVRANATDYAKIKKTIEALDILPRAVLIEVIIAEVALTKDFEYGLKWYFSHAEVGAGVGQGSLNGLGGVSDIALNLAGISSAGGMALAWVSNAKDMAGVLSWLSSKTKVKILSTPTLLATDNKEAAIQVGGRTPVPSGSYTGGTSTTLDTVFSTIEYEETGTILTVTPHINAGGLVRLEVEQTIRRVGANATVGVNNTAPTFTERNLKTTLLAQDGSTVVIGGIIDEIDRDTTTGAPMLVDVPIIGPLFGQKGKSRERTELLIAITPRVVERRGSDSLREFVGKMRDLRQLIHPNP, from the coding sequence ATGAAGATATGCCGGGCCATAGGGGTTGTTTTGATGGCCTCTGTCCTGTTGTCCTGCGGTACGGCGGGCACTCCGCCTCCACGGGCGCCGCGCACCGTCTGGGGAGCAGTCCCCGAGCAGAAAGCGAAGTCACCCGCCGAGGTCCTGAGTCCCGTCGCCCTGGATTCACCCAAAGAGAAGCAGGTGTCGCTGGACGATCCGAAGAAAGACTCCGATGCAGCCAAGAAAAAGCCCGTCCTCCCGCGCCACGAGGGGAAGACGACCTCCGGCCTGCTCACCCCGCCCGCCGGGGGAAAAGGAGAGAGAGTTCCAGTCGGGGAAGGCGAACGTCAGAAGGTCGTCTTCAATTTCGACAAGGCCGACCTGGGAGAGGTCACAAGCCAGGTATTCGGCGATTACCTCAAGCTCAACTATGTGCTGGACCCCACTCTTCAAGGCCGGATCAGCATGTACCTGGAGGGCGAGTTCAACAGGACCGAGCTGCTCCAGATGATCATCAAAGCTTTCGAGGCAAACAACGTTTCGATCACCCCCCAGAAGGGACTCTACTATATTCAGCCCTTGCAGCGCAGCGCCAGCAGCAGCCTGTCCCTCGCCGACACCATCACGTTGAAGCCGGACAAGGACGGGGTGAGACCCGTCATCGTCATCTACAAACTGCGCTACCTGGACGTCAAACAGGCGCTCAACACCGTAAAATCCTTCATCACCCCCGGGCGGCCCCTCATTTCGGACACCATGTCCAACAGCCTCATCTTCGTCGAGAGCAGCGACAATGCCCACTCCATCGTTGAAGTCCTCAGAACGATGGATATGAACATCCTTCAGGAAGTGAGCATGGAGGTCGTTCAGCTGCAATCCATCGCTCCGCAGGACGCCGTCCAGGGGATGGACGCCCTTATGGGCAAACTGGGCCTCTTCAAGGAGACGAACCTCAAGAACAATCTCGCGTTCATCCCCCTGGTGAATTTCCGCGGCGTGCTGGTCCTGGCCCAGACACCCGAGTTGCTCAAGACCGCCAGGCAATGGATCAACGCCCTGGACACCCATGGCGGCGAAGTGGGAGAGCAGATCTACGTCTACTACGTCCAAAACGGGCTGGCCAAGGACATCGGAGACATTTTGCTGCAGGTGTACGGAATCGCGGCACCCGAAAGGCGACCGGAAAAACAGGTCGTCCAATCGACCACCGGGAGGAGAACCTTCGGCAGCGGCTCGTCTTTCGGAGGTGGGTCGACTTCCTCGGGTTTCGGCACCTCGTCGAGCGGTTCGTCCTTTGGCAGCTCATCGAGCAGTCGATTCCGCTCGGCGTCCTCGGACTCATCCGGCCAGTATGGGGGGACCGGCTCGGCGTTCGGACAAACCACTGGCAGCGGGGCTTCGGCTCAGCGCGCGGCGCGCAGCGCCGCGGGCCGCGCGGGAGGACAGAGTCCGCCGACATCGGTGTCCCCCGAAGTGATGATCATCCCCGATGAGGTCAACAATGCCATAGTGGTCCGTGCAAACGCCACCGACTACGCCAAGATAAAGAAGACCATCGAAGCGCTGGATATCCTGCCCCGCGCCGTCCTGATCGAGGTCATCATTGCCGAGGTCGCGCTGACCAAGGATTTCGAGTACGGGCTGAAATGGTACTTCAGCCATGCGGAAGTCGGAGCCGGCGTCGGGCAAGGCTCCCTCAACGGACTGGGAGGCGTGTCCGACATTGCTCTCAACCTGGCCGGCATATCCTCCGCGGGCGGCATGGCACTGGCCTGGGTCAGCAATGCCAAAGACATGGCGGGGGTCTTGAGCTGGCTGTCCTCGAAAACCAAAGTGAAGATTCTCTCCACGCCCACCCTGCTGGCAACCGACAACAAGGAAGCCGCCATCCAGGTGGGTGGACGGACGCCCGTACCGAGCGGGTCCTACACCGGGGGGACCTCGACCACCCTCGACACTGTGTTCAGCACCATCGAATACGAGGAAACCGGCACCATACTTACCGTTACACCTCACATCAACGCCGGAGGCCTGGTCCGCCTGGAAGTGGAACAGACCATCCGCCGGGTCGGCGCCAATGCCACCGTCGGGGTCAACAACACCGCGCCCACCTTCACCGAGCGAAACCTGAAGACGACGCTGCTGGCCCAGGACGGCTCCACCGTGGTCATCGGCGGCATAATCGACGAAATCGACCGGGACACCACCACCGGCGCGCCGATGCTGGTCGATGTTCCCATTATCGGCCCGCTTTTTGGGCAGAAGGGCAAAAGCAGGGAACGCACGGAACTGCTCATTGCGATCACGCCGCGGGTCGTCGAAAGACGCGGGAGTGATTCTCTGCGGGAATTCGTGGGCAAGATGAGAGATCTAAGGCAGCTTATCCATCCCAACCCCTGA